The Streptomyces sp. NBC_01255 genome window below encodes:
- a CDS encoding cytochrome c oxidase subunit 4 has protein sequence MKIQGKMFIWLSVFILAMAVLYGVWSKEPVGTTALFLAFGLSIMIGYYLAFTAKRVDAMAQDNKEADVADEAGEVGFFAPHSWQPLSLAVGGALAFLAVAMGWWILYFSAPLLLIGLFGWVFEFYRGENQNQ, from the coding sequence GTGAAGATCCAAGGCAAGATGTTCATCTGGCTGAGCGTCTTCATCCTCGCCATGGCCGTCCTGTACGGCGTGTGGTCGAAGGAGCCGGTCGGTACGACGGCGCTGTTCCTGGCGTTCGGCCTGTCCATCATGATCGGCTACTACCTGGCCTTCACGGCCAAGCGTGTCGACGCGATGGCGCAGGACAACAAGGAAGCCGACGTCGCGGACGAGGCCGGTGAGGTGGGCTTCTTCGCCCCGCACAGCTGGCAGCCGCTTTCGCTGGCCGTCGGTGGTGCGCTCGCCTTCCTCGCCGTCGCGATGGGCTGGTGGATCCTGTACTTCTCGGCTCCGCTGCTCCTCATCGGCCTGTTCGGCTGGGTGTTCGAGTTCTACCGCGGTGAGAACCAGAACCAGTAG
- a CDS encoding L,D-transpeptidase, translating to MNDTPRIRTVLSCTLLAVTVTATATACAGSDGHPLSVKPYDAADQLAISTAADGAKADPEKPLEISAKGEDGRITDVTAVDAAGRHLAGELTADGQRWRSTASLAAGTRYTVRVATEDEDGAPGARTYTFETAPAKRALTVTFGPETGTYGVGQPITADLALPVKDRAARAVVERALKIRSTPAVEGSWYWVDDKKLHFRPKEYWPAGARITATANLDGLKVGDKLYGGASKPLKLTIGDRVEAVADAGSHYMTVRRNGEVINTIPVTTGKPGFSTRNGIKVVLGKEYYVRMRGTSIGISEGSSESYDLPVYYATRVTWSGEYVHAAPWSVGSQGVANVSHGCVGMSTGNAAWFYETVRPGDIVKTVNSYGDTMDTFGNGFGDWNMPWDKWRKGSALVEESGDPTATEDAKARLRPLSF from the coding sequence ATGAACGACACGCCGCGCATTCGGACTGTTCTGAGCTGCACTCTTCTGGCCGTCACCGTCACCGCGACCGCCACGGCGTGCGCGGGCTCCGACGGCCATCCGCTGTCGGTGAAGCCCTACGACGCGGCGGACCAGCTCGCCATCAGTACCGCGGCCGACGGCGCCAAGGCGGACCCGGAGAAGCCCCTGGAGATCTCCGCCAAGGGCGAGGACGGCCGGATCACCGACGTCACCGCCGTCGACGCCGCAGGACGCCACCTGGCGGGTGAACTCACCGCGGACGGGCAGCGCTGGCGCTCCACGGCCTCCCTGGCGGCCGGCACCCGCTACACGGTCCGGGTGGCCACCGAAGACGAGGACGGCGCCCCAGGTGCCCGTACGTACACGTTCGAGACAGCCCCGGCCAAACGGGCCCTGACCGTCACCTTCGGGCCGGAGACGGGCACGTACGGCGTCGGACAGCCGATCACCGCGGACCTCGCCCTCCCCGTGAAGGACCGGGCGGCCCGCGCGGTCGTCGAGCGGGCCCTCAAGATCCGCTCCACGCCCGCCGTGGAGGGCTCCTGGTACTGGGTGGACGACAAGAAGCTGCACTTCCGGCCGAAGGAGTACTGGCCCGCCGGCGCGCGCATCACCGCCACCGCCAACCTGGACGGCCTCAAGGTGGGCGACAAGCTCTACGGCGGCGCGTCCAAGCCGCTGAAGCTCACCATCGGCGACCGCGTCGAGGCCGTCGCGGACGCCGGCTCGCACTACATGACCGTCCGGCGCAACGGAGAAGTGATCAACACCATTCCGGTGACCACCGGCAAGCCGGGCTTCTCCACCCGCAACGGCATCAAGGTCGTGCTCGGCAAGGAGTACTACGTCCGGATGCGGGGCACCAGCATCGGCATCTCGGAAGGCAGTTCGGAGTCGTACGACCTGCCGGTCTACTACGCCACCCGGGTGACATGGAGCGGCGAATACGTCCACGCCGCGCCGTGGTCCGTCGGCTCGCAGGGTGTGGCGAACGTCAGCCACGGCTGTGTCGGCATGTCGACCGGGAACGCGGCCTGGTTCTACGAGACCGTCCGCCCCGGCGACATCGTGAAGACCGTCAACAGCTACGGCGACACGATGGACACCTTCGGCAACGGCTTCGGCGACTGGAACATGCCGTGGGACAAGTGGCGCAAGGGCAGCGCCCTGGTGGAGGAATCGGGAGACCCGACCGCCACCGAGGACGCCAAAGCCCGCCTCCGGCCCCTCTCTTTTTGA
- the ctaE gene encoding aa3-type cytochrome oxidase subunit III — translation MSVVATVTTVETGHAHPSVNRPNLTSVGTIIWLSSELMFFAALFAMYFTLRSVTGPEFWAEKASALAFPFSAANTTILVLSSLTCQLGVFAAERGDVKKLRTWFIITFVMGAIFIGGQVFEYTELVKHEGLSLSSDPYGSVFYLTTGFHGLHVTGGLIAFLLVLGRTYAAKRFTHEQATAAIVVSYYWHFVDVVWIGLFATIYMIK, via the coding sequence ATGTCGGTCGTGGCGACAGTAACGACAGTAGAAACAGGGCACGCGCACCCGTCGGTCAATCGACCGAACCTCACCAGCGTCGGAACCATCATCTGGTTGAGCTCCGAGCTGATGTTCTTCGCGGCCCTCTTCGCGATGTACTTCACCCTGCGATCGGTGACCGGTCCCGAGTTCTGGGCGGAAAAGGCCTCGGCCTTGGCCTTCCCGTTCTCGGCGGCCAACACCACGATCCTGGTGCTCTCCTCCCTCACCTGTCAGCTCGGCGTATTCGCTGCCGAGCGGGGCGACGTGAAGAAGCTCAGGACGTGGTTCATCATCACGTTCGTGATGGGTGCGATCTTCATCGGCGGCCAGGTCTTCGAGTACACCGAGCTGGTCAAGCACGAGGGCCTCTCGCTCTCGTCGGACCCGTACGGCTCCGTGTTCTACCTGACCACCGGCTTCCACGGCCTGCACGTGACGGGCGGTCTCATCGCCTTCCTGCTGGTCCTCGGCCGGACGTACGCCGCCAAGAGGTTCACCCACGAGCAGGCAACCGCCGCCATCGTCGTGTCCTACTACTGGCACTTCGTCGATGTCGTCTGGATCGGCCTCTTCGCCACGATCTACATGATCAAGTAA
- the qcrC gene encoding cytochrome bc1 complex diheme cytochrome c subunit, which translates to MKKLSARRRHPLAAVVVLLLALAATGGLYAAFAPAGTAKADETAQSLAIEEGKKLYSVGCASCHGTGGQGTSDGPSLVGVGSASVDFQVGTGRMPAQQPGAQVPKKKVIYSQADIDQLAAYVASLGAGPITPTPEQYDPSGADIAKGGELFRNNCAQCHNFTGEGGALSNGKYAPNLEGVSPKHLYEAMQTGPQNMPSFPDTTMPEKQKQDIIAYVQAVNSDKADSPGGLSLGGLGPVSEGLFAWVFGLGALIAVAVWVAAHTAKAKKS; encoded by the coding sequence GTGAAAAAGCTCTCCGCACGACGACGCCATCCGCTGGCGGCGGTCGTCGTCCTCCTACTCGCGCTGGCGGCCACTGGGGGGCTGTACGCCGCGTTCGCGCCCGCGGGCACGGCGAAGGCCGATGAAACCGCCCAGTCCCTCGCGATCGAGGAGGGCAAGAAGCTCTACTCCGTCGGCTGCGCCAGCTGCCACGGAACCGGCGGTCAGGGCACCTCTGACGGCCCGTCCCTCGTCGGCGTCGGTTCGGCCTCCGTCGACTTCCAGGTCGGCACGGGCCGCATGCCGGCCCAGCAGCCGGGCGCCCAGGTCCCGAAGAAGAAGGTCATCTACTCGCAGGCCGACATCGATCAGCTCGCGGCGTACGTGGCCTCCCTCGGCGCGGGCCCGATCACGCCGACGCCGGAGCAGTACGACCCTTCCGGTGCCGACATCGCCAAGGGTGGCGAGCTGTTCCGCAACAACTGTGCCCAGTGCCACAACTTCACCGGTGAGGGCGGCGCGCTGAGCAACGGCAAGTACGCCCCCAACCTCGAAGGCGTGAGCCCGAAGCACCTGTACGAGGCCATGCAGACCGGCCCGCAGAACATGCCCTCCTTCCCGGACACGACCATGCCGGAGAAGCAGAAGCAGGACATCATCGCGTACGTCCAGGCCGTCAACAGCGACAAGGCCGACAGCCCGGGCGGTCTCTCGCTCGGTGGCCTCGGCCCCGTCTCCGAGGGTCTGTTCGCCTGGGTCTTCGGTCTGGGTGCGCTCATCGCAGTTGCCGTCTGGGTCGCGGCCCACACCGCTAAGGCCAAGAAGTCATGA
- the qcrA gene encoding cytochrome bc1 complex Rieske iron-sulfur subunit, producing MSTQEIPEENLPAGQDTAHGAVKVADDPFADPGLPPHKPRIQDIDERAARRSERAVAFMFVLSMLATVGFIASYVIFPVDKIVYIWPFGRVSALNFALGWTLGLALFFIGAGAVHWARTLMSDVEVADERHPMAASPEVKAQVMADFAAGAAESGFGRRKLIRNTMFGALALVPLSGVMLLRDMGPLPEKKLRTTKWARGKQLINMNTHEPLRPEDVAVGSLTFAMPEGMSEHDHDFQTEIAKAALMIVRIQPEDIKDKRELEWSHQGVVAFSKICTHVGCPISLYEQQTHHVLCPCHQSTFDLSDGARVIFGPAGHALPQLRIGVNDKGFLEALGDFDEPVGPAFWERG from the coding sequence ATGAGTACCCAAGAGATTCCAGAAGAGAACCTGCCGGCAGGGCAGGACACCGCGCACGGCGCGGTGAAGGTCGCCGACGACCCGTTCGCCGACCCGGGCCTTCCGCCCCACAAGCCGCGCATCCAGGACATCGACGAGCGGGCCGCCCGCCGGTCCGAGCGTGCGGTCGCCTTCATGTTCGTGCTGTCGATGCTGGCCACCGTCGGCTTCATCGCCTCGTACGTGATCTTCCCGGTCGACAAGATCGTGTACATCTGGCCCTTCGGCCGGGTGTCCGCGCTCAACTTCGCCCTGGGCTGGACGCTCGGCCTGGCTCTCTTCTTCATCGGCGCGGGGGCGGTCCACTGGGCCCGCACCCTGATGTCCGACGTCGAGGTCGCCGACGAGCGTCACCCGATGGCGGCGTCGCCCGAGGTCAAGGCGCAGGTCATGGCGGACTTCGCGGCCGGTGCCGCCGAGTCCGGCTTCGGCCGCCGCAAGCTCATCCGCAACACGATGTTCGGTGCGCTGGCGCTCGTCCCGCTCTCCGGCGTCATGCTCCTGCGTGACATGGGTCCGCTGCCCGAGAAGAAGCTCCGGACCACCAAGTGGGCCCGCGGCAAGCAGCTGATCAACATGAACACGCACGAGCCGCTGCGTCCCGAGGACGTCGCGGTCGGTTCGCTGACCTTCGCGATGCCCGAGGGCATGTCGGAGCACGACCACGACTTCCAGACCGAGATCGCCAAGGCTGCCCTGATGATCGTCCGGATCCAGCCGGAGGACATCAAGGACAAGCGCGAGCTCGAGTGGTCGCACCAGGGCGTGGTCGCCTTCTCGAAGATCTGCACCCACGTGGGTTGCCCGATCTCCCTGTACGAGCAGCAGACGCATCACGTGCTCTGCCCGTGCCACCAGTCCACCTTCGACCTCTCCGACGGCGCCCGCGTCATCTTCGGCCCGGCCGGTCACGCCCTTCCGCAGCTGCGGATCGGTGTGAACGACAAGGGCTTCCTGGAGGCGCTCGGCGACTTCGACGAGCCCGTCGGTCCTGCCTTCTGGGAGCGCGGATGA
- the qcrB gene encoding cytochrome bc1 complex cytochrome b subunit, translating into MSTVTDTNKKAPAGERVADWADGRLGIYTLAKANMRKIFPDHWSFMLGEICLYSFLIIILTGVYLTMFFHPSMNEVEYVGPYVPLQGQLMSEAFNSTMHISFEVRGGLLIRQIHHWAALIFLAGMFVHMMRVFFTGAFRKPREINWLFGFLLFFLGMFTGFTGYSLPDDLLSGTGVRFMQGAILSVPVVGTYLSMFLFGGEFPGGDFVARFYSAHVLLLPGIMLGLVVAHLILVVVHKHTHYEGPGRTNKNVVGMPLLPVYMAKAGGFFFLVFGVIAVISAIASINPIWALGPYRPDQVSTGAQPDWYMGFAEGLIRVMPGWEINLWGHTLVLGVMIPLAIFPAVLGAIAVYPFIESWITGDKREHHISQRPRNAPTRTGFGVAWITAYMIMLVGGGNDLWATHFHLSINSITWFVRIFFFVGPVIAFIVTKRICLGLQRRDKDKVLHGRESGIIKRLPHGEFVEVHEPLSQGELHRLTAHEQYEPAALPPAVDENGVERKIGAIEKLRVKLNKGYYGGDSQVAKPTSEEYKEIQSGHGHH; encoded by the coding sequence ATGAGCACCGTGACCGATACGAACAAGAAGGCACCCGCCGGTGAGCGGGTCGCCGACTGGGCCGACGGTCGCCTGGGGATCTACACGCTGGCCAAGGCCAACATGCGGAAGATCTTCCCGGACCACTGGTCCTTCATGCTGGGCGAGATCTGCCTCTACAGCTTCCTCATCATCATCCTGACGGGCGTCTATCTGACGATGTTCTTCCACCCGTCGATGAACGAGGTGGAGTACGTCGGACCGTACGTCCCGCTCCAGGGACAGCTGATGTCCGAGGCGTTCAACTCGACCATGCACATCTCCTTCGAGGTGCGCGGTGGTCTGCTGATCCGGCAGATCCACCACTGGGCGGCGCTGATCTTCCTCGCCGGCATGTTCGTGCACATGATGCGCGTGTTCTTCACCGGCGCGTTCCGCAAGCCGCGTGAGATCAACTGGCTGTTCGGCTTCCTGCTGTTCTTCCTGGGCATGTTCACCGGTTTCACCGGTTACTCGCTCCCGGACGACCTGCTCTCCGGCACCGGTGTCCGCTTCATGCAGGGCGCGATCCTGTCGGTGCCGGTCGTCGGCACCTACCTCTCGATGTTCCTGTTCGGCGGGGAGTTCCCCGGCGGCGACTTCGTGGCCCGGTTCTACTCGGCGCACGTGCTCCTGCTGCCCGGCATCATGCTGGGCCTGGTGGTCGCCCACCTCATCCTGGTGGTCGTCCACAAGCACACGCACTACGAGGGCCCCGGCCGCACGAACAAGAACGTCGTCGGCATGCCGCTGCTGCCCGTGTACATGGCGAAGGCCGGAGGCTTCTTCTTCCTGGTCTTCGGTGTCATCGCGGTCATCTCGGCGATCGCCTCGATCAACCCGATCTGGGCCCTCGGCCCGTACCGACCGGACCAGGTGTCCACCGGCGCCCAGCCCGACTGGTACATGGGCTTCGCCGAGGGTCTGATCCGTGTCATGCCGGGCTGGGAGATCAACCTCTGGGGCCACACGCTCGTCCTGGGCGTGATGATCCCGCTGGCGATCTTCCCGGCGGTGCTCGGCGCGATCGCGGTGTACCCGTTCATCGAGTCCTGGATCACCGGCGACAAGCGCGAGCACCACATCTCGCAGCGCCCGCGCAACGCTCCGACGCGCACCGGCTTCGGTGTCGCCTGGATCACCGCGTACATGATCATGCTCGTGGGTGGTGGAAACGACCTCTGGGCGACCCACTTCCACCTGTCGATCAACTCGATCACCTGGTTCGTGCGGATCTTCTTCTTCGTCGGCCCGGTCATCGCGTTCATCGTCACCAAGCGGATCTGCCTCGGCCTCCAGCGCCGGGACAAGGACAAGGTGCTGCACGGCCGCGAGTCGGGCATCATCAAGCGCCTGCCGCACGGTGAGTTCGTCGAGGTCCACGAGCCGCTCAGCCAGGGCGAGCTGCACCGCCTCACGGCGCACGAGCAGTACGAGCCCGCGGCGCTGCCGCCGGCCGTCGACGAGAACGGCGTGGAGCGCAAGATCGGCGCGATCGAGAAGCTCCGGGTCAAGCTCAACAAGGGCTACTACGGCGGCGACAGCCAGGTCGCCAAGCCCACCTCGGAGGAGTACAAGGAGATCCAGAGCGGCCACGGCCACCACTGA